A region from the Aegilops tauschii subsp. strangulata cultivar AL8/78 chromosome 5, Aet v6.0, whole genome shotgun sequence genome encodes:
- the LOC120964491 gene encoding uncharacterized protein — MEAARVFLPLPRRPPVLLPLPPRAPLLLAARLPPRAMSDQEHEEVVRWLARVYGWLKKGKKLAKGMTRLTASSPSRMKKRLLACPAPSFPDLRDLIERLARRADAVTLAALLGAALLLYIITRSGADADEEEEEGIVLTARLPPSARRHLVLMTLPLVPRGPGARRPPWAWSLCFHGHAAAAVHPQVRMWDSCGCGFLPYCLRFLLLILFSWQRLIFPGCHDRTEQRRFLAGSHGGTQQRPIFAGSHGGTLQRLILAGSLGRTAPSSAYAHLLHSPTDNAAA, encoded by the exons ATGGAAGCGGCACGCGTCTTCCTCCCCCTTCCACGCCGCCCACCGGTACTCTTGCCGCTTCCTCCACGCGCCCCGCTCCTTCTTGCCGCCAGGCTCCCGCCGCGCGCCATGTCGGACCAGGAGCACGAGGAGGTGGTCAGGTGGCTGGCGAGGGTCTACGGCTGGCTCAAGAAGGGGAAGAAGCTGGCGAAGGGCATGACTCGCCTCACGGCCAGCTCTCCGTCGAGAATGAAGAAACGCCTGCTCGCGTGCCCCGCCCCGTCCTTCCCCGACCTGCGCGACTTGATCGAGCGGCTGGCTCGGAGGGCCGACGCCGTCACGCTGGCGGCACTACTCGGGGCGGCGCTGCTGCTGTACATTATCACGAGGTCGGGCGCCGAcgccgacgaggaggaggaggaggggatcgtcCTCACCGCGCGCCTTCCGCCATCGGCACGGCGGCACCTGGTCCTCATGACCCTGCCCTTGGTGCCCCGCGGACCCGGAGCACGGCGACCTCCGTGGGCGTGGAGCCTGTGCTTCCACGGGCACGCTGCCGCCGCAGTACACCCGCAGGTACGTATGTGGGATTCTTGCGGTTGCGGATTCTTGCCCTATTGCTTGAGATTCTTGCTCTTGATTCTTTTTTCGTGGCAGCGTCTCATCTTCCCAGGGTGTCATGACCGCACCGAGCAGCGCCGCTTCTTGGCAGGGAGCCATGGCGGCACCCAGCAGCGCCCCATCTTCGCAGGGAGCCATGGCGGCACCCTGCAGCGCCTCATCTTGGCAGGGAGCCTTGGCCGCACCGCACCCAGCAGCGCCTATGCTCACCTCCTCCATTCCCCCACCGACAACGCG GCAGCCTAG